The Bacillus spongiae genomic interval TCATCGTGTCCCATAATCGTTATGTATTGGATCAGCTTTGTACAACAATATGGGAGATTGAAAATGGCAAGATTCAAATATATAACGGAAACTACTCTGCCTATGTTGAGCAAAAAGCGTTACTAAAAAAGCAACAACAGGAAGAATACGATGCGTATGTAAAGGAAAAGAATCGATTAATAAGGCGCTATCAAAAAAAGCAACAGCAGGCGGAAAATATGGATCGACCGCCAAGTAGGATGTCAAATTCTGAATGGCAGCTACACAAAGGGAAGGCTGCAGGTAAAAAAGGAAAAGTTGAAAGAGTGTCGAAAGTCATTCGTGAACGAATTGATCGAATGGAGAAGGTAGATAAGCCCTTCGAATGGGAATCTGTGAAAATGGAATATGTTCTCCAAACACCCATTCACCGAAAAACAATAATGAATGCTCATCAATTGGAGAAACGCTATTCCAATCGTCTTCTCTATAAAGTGGATGCACTAAAAATAAGAACGGGGAATACGGTAGCCTTAATTGGTGAGAATGGATCTGGGAAAACCAGCTTATTACAACAACTAATGTTAGATCAAAATGAATCAATCGAATTTGCAGCCAACGTAAAGGTTGGGTACTTTAATCAAAATTTATTCTCGATGCCAGAAAGTGATACGGTTCTTGCCTATGTTAAAAGTAAATCAAGTTTACCTGAATATTTAATTAGAGTCATTTTGGCACGATTAGGTTTCTTTGAGGGAGATATGATGAAATCTATCTCAAATCTAAGCGGTGGAGAACGCGTAAAGCTTGCCTTTGCGAAGCTCCTCGTTGGTGATTATAATTTACTTATATTGGATGAACCAACCAATCATTTGGATCTTTATGCTATGGAGGCATTGGAGGGGCTTATCAAAGATTACCCAGGTACTATTGTGTTTGTTTCTCATGACAGGCAATTTATTAACAATACCGCTAACTCCATTTGGATGATAGAAAACAATACGATAAAGACCTTCAATGGGTCGTATCAAGAATGGGAAGCTTCAAATAAGGAAGTAAAGCAATTAACAGTAAATGAGGAACAAAAACTTCGTTTGAAAAATAAATTAAGTGAACTGATTAGTCTGCTAAGTGTCGCAGAAGACCCAATCGAAAAAATGGAGCTGGATAAACAGTATAAGGAAGTGCTTTCTTCCTTGAAGGAAATTTCATAAGGATGAGTAATGAAAGAGAAGTTATTCTTTATAGAATAACTTCTCTTTCATTTCACTTTATAATGCGTGACAGGTGCATCTAAATGAATGAGAAGTATTGTAAGTAAACAAGTAGATTCTGCAAGTAAAAGCTGGAGTTTTGCAAGTAAAGCGGTAGGTTCTGCAAGTAAAAGCTGGAGTTTTGCAAGTAAAGCGGTAGATTCTGCAAGTAAAAGCTGGAGTTTTGCAAGTAAAGCGGTAGATTCTGCAAGTAAATGAAGAGTTCTACAAATAAACCGGTTAAATCATCATGTATTTGATGAAAATCACTAAGAAAATTAAATTTTGTGCCTGACACTTCTAGCCCATGATTATCTGTGAATTTCGTTCAGTCTGTTTAGCAATGGTTCCCTCTTTACCAATTTCACTTCTCATGTTACTGTATATAAAAGAAAATGATGAAAAGAAGAACATCTGCAAGTTGCAGAAGAGGTTCGAAAACTCCCTCTATAAAAAACTATAAAACGGTATCGTGTATACTGTTTTTTTGGCTTTTTTCGATTATAGAGTAGATAATGAACCTCTTTCTTCTTTCAGTAAAATCACTGAAAAAGAGAGAGGAGTTTTTGTATGAAAAAAGATAAAGCAATTGTTGTATTTAGTGGAGGTCAGGATAGCACTACTTGTTTATTTTGGGCATTAGAACAATTTGAAAAAGTGGAAGCAGTAACGTTTAACTACGGGCAAAGACATGCGCTTGAATTGGAAGTGGCAGCTGAGATTGCGGCCGACCTAAATGTTCCTCACCACATTTTAGATATGAGTTTATTAAATCAATTAGCTCCTAGTGCCTTAACACGTCACGATGAAGAAATTACTGAAAAAGAAGGAGAACTTCCTTCAACATTTGTTCCAGGAAGGAACTTAGTTTTCTTGTCGTTTGCGACTATATTGGCGAAACAAGTAGGGGCTAAGCACATAGTAACGGGCGTCTGTGAAACGGATTTTAGTGGTTATCCAGATTGCCGTGACATCTTTATTAAGTCATTAAATGTTTCTTTAAATCTTTCCATGGATGACCAGTTTGTTATTGATACGCCATTAATGTGGTTAAACAAGGCAGAAACTTGGGAACTTGCAGATCAATTAAATGCGTTTGATTATGTACGGGAAAAGACATTAACTTGCTATAACGGTATTAAAGGTGCAGGCTGTGGAGAATGTCCTGCTTGCCAGCTTCGTAAAAGAGGATTAGATCAATACCTTGCTGGAAAAGAGGAATAGAAATGCTTCAACAAATCTATCCAACACCAAATCATGATTATCAATATGAACTAAACAAAGATATGCAATTTGCAGCAGCTCACTATGTTCCTCACGAAGCGGCAGGAGCTTGTCAAAATGTACATGGACACACATATTTTGTAAATATCACCATCGTTGGTGATGAGTTAGATGAAACGGGCTTTTTAATAAATTTTCAACATATTAAGCAGCTGATTCATAAACGCTTTGACCATACATTATTAAATGAAGATCCAACCTTTTCAAAAGAGGACAGTAACCACTTTTCTACAACAGAAGTAATGGCACGAAAAGTTTGGGAACTCATTCAGGAGCATTTAAATACACTTCCGACGAAACCTAAATGTGCTCAAGTGTTTGTTCGAGAAACTCCAACGAGTTATTGTATTTATCGACCGAGAAAGGAGCTTCTTTTAAAATGAAGAAATTTCCGATATTAGAGGTTTTCGGTCCGACTATTCAAGGAGAAGGAATGGTCATTGGACAAAAAACCATGTTCGTTCGAACGGCTGGTTGTGACTATGCATGTGATTGGTGTGACTCTGCTTTCACTTGGGATGGTAGTGGTAAAGATGATATTCGCTTAATGGATGCTGAGGAAATATGGGGGGAATTGAAGAAGATAGGTGGCGATCAGTTCTCGCACGTTACCATTTCTGGAGGGAATCCAGCCTTAATCCCCCATATGAGCGAGTTACTATCAATCTTTCGAGCAAATGGAGTGACGACGGCCTTAGAAACACAAGGAAGTAGGTGGCAGGATTGGTTTGTTGAGATAGATGAAATGACGATCTCGCCGAAGCCACCTAGCTCCAAAATGACTGTCGACCGTGAACGGTTAGATGAAATTGTCACAAACCTACAAACCCAAAACGTAAATACAAGTTTAAAAGTTGTTATTTTTGATGAAACCGATTTAGCCTTTGCTACAGAGATACATCAAAGATATCCTAAGATTCCGTTCTTCTTGCAAGCTGGTAACCCTTATGTTTATGAAGCGAACGATGATAAACTAATCAATGAGCTATTAAATCGCTATCAGTGGCTTATTGATCAAGTCATGGAATCATCTTCACTAAATAATGTTCGGGTTTTACCTCAGCTCCACACTTATGTTTGGGGAAATAAGCGCGGAGTATAGTTACAGAATCAATATGCTATTGAATTCAATTCCGCTATGTGTAATAGGAAATTGGTCCGACCGGGATATTAGCGAAATACGCATAACACATGATTGAACGATGGCAAATTTTTGGTATGTGACCTCACGATTATCCCACTCTTAACGATAGCGGGGTAAATCTTGAACTCCTATTTAAAAAAGTAATAATGATTTTTATATCTCAACATATCGGACACGTTTTTTAGTAAACGTGTCTGTTTCTTTATGATTTCCTCTCCTTAAATTCACTCTAAATCGCTATTTCCCCTGTTTATTTAAAATTAGTTTTTTTGAAAGTAGATTACAAAACTAACAATCAAAGTTGGAATAGAGAATAAAAGTATTTCAACTGAAAATCTTCCCTTTCTCCTTTTGCTGTTAGTAAATTTTGTGAGAATAATATTAAGTGACTACAAGTGGACTTCTATGTCGTATCTCTTGGACGATAATCGTTGTTGTTTGTTGAGTCTATGAATAAATCTTGAAAAATTATTATGTACAGTTCCTATGATTTTTTGGGGAAAAGAAAAGGATTAGACTGTTGGTTCTTTTCCCCCTACTTTCTAATGTACTCGTTTATTATATAATATGAGTGTTTGGCCTTAGTAATTAATGGGGTAAAGATGTTTAGTGATTAATTAGGGGGGGATATGTTGAACAATTTTGAAGAACAGTACCTTACAATGGCAATGGAGCAATTTAAGCAATTTAAAGAGCGTGCTGAAAAAGGAATACAACAATTGTCAGAAAACGAATTACATTGGAATCCAAGTGAAGAGTCTAATAGCATTGCAGTTATCATCAAGCATTTAAGCGGGAATATGCACTCTCGGTGGGTAGATTTTTTAATTACTGATGGGGAAAAACTTTATAGAGATAGAGACT includes:
- the abc-f gene encoding ribosomal protection-like ABC-F family protein, translated to MNAKNVMLEIGERILFEIDELKLYKGERVGLIGKNGEGKSQLLKYLVGDQHVKNNVEWFDSFGYLQQLEQIEGKPLSGGEQTLQRLNQLFQEDQRILLLDEPTNHLDWRHTDTFISELKNHHDTFVIVSHNRYVLDQLCTTIWEIENGKIQIYNGNYSAYVEQKALLKKQQQEEYDAYVKEKNRLIRRYQKKQQQAENMDRPPSRMSNSEWQLHKGKAAGKKGKVERVSKVIRERIDRMEKVDKPFEWESVKMEYVLQTPIHRKTIMNAHQLEKRYSNRLLYKVDALKIRTGNTVALIGENGSGKTSLLQQLMLDQNESIEFAANVKVGYFNQNLFSMPESDTVLAYVKSKSSLPEYLIRVILARLGFFEGDMMKSISNLSGGERVKLAFAKLLVGDYNLLILDEPTNHLDLYAMEALEGLIKDYPGTIVFVSHDRQFINNTANSIWMIENNTIKTFNGSYQEWEASNKEVKQLTVNEEQKLRLKNKLSELISLLSVAEDPIEKMELDKQYKEVLSSLKEIS
- the queC gene encoding 7-cyano-7-deazaguanine synthase QueC; this encodes MKKDKAIVVFSGGQDSTTCLFWALEQFEKVEAVTFNYGQRHALELEVAAEIAADLNVPHHILDMSLLNQLAPSALTRHDEEITEKEGELPSTFVPGRNLVFLSFATILAKQVGAKHIVTGVCETDFSGYPDCRDIFIKSLNVSLNLSMDDQFVIDTPLMWLNKAETWELADQLNAFDYVREKTLTCYNGIKGAGCGECPACQLRKRGLDQYLAGKEE
- the queD gene encoding 6-carboxytetrahydropterin synthase QueD, with product MLQQIYPTPNHDYQYELNKDMQFAAAHYVPHEAAGACQNVHGHTYFVNITIVGDELDETGFLINFQHIKQLIHKRFDHTLLNEDPTFSKEDSNHFSTTEVMARKVWELIQEHLNTLPTKPKCAQVFVRETPTSYCIYRPRKELLLK
- the queE gene encoding 7-carboxy-7-deazaguanine synthase QueE codes for the protein MKKFPILEVFGPTIQGEGMVIGQKTMFVRTAGCDYACDWCDSAFTWDGSGKDDIRLMDAEEIWGELKKIGGDQFSHVTISGGNPALIPHMSELLSIFRANGVTTALETQGSRWQDWFVEIDEMTISPKPPSSKMTVDRERLDEIVTNLQTQNVNTSLKVVIFDETDLAFATEIHQRYPKIPFFLQAGNPYVYEANDDKLINELLNRYQWLIDQVMESSSLNNVRVLPQLHTYVWGNKRGV